The genome window CACGGCGAGGCGTCCCGCCCCCTGTCTCCGGACATGGTGGAGCGCGATCTCAGCCGTTTGCACCGCCTGCTGGCCTACGCCTCGCTTGAAAAAAAAGAAATCAGGTCGCGCAAAACCCGATACCTCGCCCGGCTGGGCACCATTGACCGCCTCCGTATCGCGGCGGCCCATCTTTCCCGCCTGCCCTCTGAAACGAATGATCCGGAAACGCTGCAAGCCCTGCACGGGATACGGTCCGCCTGCCTGGACTTTTGCGCCGCGCTGGAGACGGACGCGCCTTTCCGGCAGCGGGATGCGATTGTCGTTCCGGAGGCGTCCTCTCCTCACGCGGCTCCTCTCGCCGCCGAACTCGGCGAAATGCGCGACGCGCTGCAAGCTCTTGCAAGCGTGGCCGATGCGGAATACCCGCCGGAGGAAGGCGCGAAAATGCCCCTGCTGGCGCCGGACGCGACCACAAACCCGACGTATGTGCGGTTTGCCCTCAAAACCGTGCTGGCCACCCTGGTCTGTCTCGGCTTTTACAAATCGACGCAGTGGGAAGGCATCCATACCTGCATGCTCACCTGCATCATCATGGCCCAACCCAGCCTGGGGGCGACCGCCCAAAAGGGCCTTCTGCGCGTCTCCGGCTGTCTTATCGGCAGCGCGATCGCCCTGCTTATCAGCGTCAGCGTCATCCCGCACCTGGACGACATCACCTGGTATATCCTGCTGTGCCTCGCGGTGCTGCTGCCCGCCGCCTGGATAACCGTGGGCTCCCCGCGCTCCAGCTACGCCGGGGTGCAGATCGCCTTTGCCTACGCCCTGGCCCTGATGACCTCGAGCGGCCCGAGCGTCAACCTGGCGGAGATCCGGGACAGGCTCATCGGCATCATGGTGGGGGTCGCGGTTTCCACGGTCATCCACACCCTGATCTGGCCGGAAAAAGAGGAAAGCTCACTGCGCCGGAGCATGGCGGATCTCCTGCGGGCAGCGGCCTCCATGGCCGAAGGGGAACACGGGGAAAGCGCCGAAGAGCGGCAGGCGCGCCTGCGCGAAGCGGAAAGCCGCGCCTGGAGCCTGCTGTCAAAAATACGCGAAATACGCGCCAAAGTCATCCTTGAGCCGGATTTTACCGCCACGGACCGCGACTTCGCGCGCCACAGCCGGCAGTGGCTTAACGACGCGCAGGACCTGCTGTTCGCCCTGCACGCCAGGCTGGCCGCGGCGCGGCGCCTGCCGGAGGCGGTGGCCGCCGACCTGCGCGCGCAGGCGGACGCGTTGACGGATGCATCCCTTGCCGCCCCCCCCTCGCTCACGCGTTTGCAGCTGTTGCCGGCGTCCCCGCCTTTAAAACCGTTGGAGGACGCGCCCGCATGAGCGATACCCGGAACCGATACCGCGCCGTTGCGCTCTGCCTCGTCCTGACGGCCCTCGCCTTCGCGTCTTCCGGGTGCGCGCTGCTCCTGCATAAGGACACGGACCCCAAACCGATGGTGGGGCACGAGCGCATCCGGCTGGCCGAGGACATCCGGCTGGCCCGCGACAGCTGGCCGGAGGCCGGGTGGTGGCTGCGCTTCGAGGATACCCAGCTGTCGGATCTTGTCGTGAAGGCCCTGCTCGACTCGCCCGGCATGGACGTGGCGCGGGCCAGAACCGAAGCGGCGAAAGCAAAAATAGGCGCGGCGGTATCCAACGCCGGGCCGCTGGTCGGGGCCATGGGCATGATTAACCGGATGCGCGTTTCCGACGCCGGTTTTCTGGGTATTTATGCAGAGGACATCCCGCTCCTGGGCATTCACGGCCCCTGGTACACCACGGCCACCGTCGGCCTGACCGGCTCCTGGAACCTCGACATCTGGGGAAAGGACAGGGCGATGATCCGGGCCACCGTCGGCGAGGCCAACGCCCAAGCCGCCGAGCAGGCCCAGGCCGAGCTTGTCCTGGCGGGCGGCGTGGCCAGGCTCTATTTCGACATTCAGGCTCTTCACTCCCTGCTGGACCTGCTGGAACAGATCCGCGCCGTGGAAGCGGAAATGACCGCCGCGAGCCAAGAACGGGTCAAACGCGGGCTGGAGCCGCGTTCCACCTACGAACAGGCCCGGTTGCGGCAACTGGACCTGGAGGAACAAGTCAGCAATGCCCAAAACGACCTGCGCGCCTTTCACGAAGCGTTGCGGGCCATCGTCGGCCAGCCGGACCTGCCGCCCCTTGAACGGGCGGGCCTGCCCGCCACTCAAGGGCGGATGCCGCAAACCCTGGGGTACGAACTGCTCGCCCGCCGGCCGGACCTGCAAGCCGCCCGCTGGTACGTGCAAGCGTCCCTGGACGCGGTGGACGCCGTCAAGGCGGCCTTTTATCCCAGTTTCAATCTGCTGGGGTTTTACGGTTTCGACAGCATGGACGCGACCTGGCTTTTCAACAGGGGAGCCCAGCAAATCATGTTCACGCCCATGGTCACCCTGCCCATTTTCGACAGCGGCCGCCTGAACGCCGCCCTCCGGGAAGCCCGGACCTCCAGCGACATGCTGATCGCCCTATACAACGAGGCCGTGCTGAACGCCGTCCGGGACGTTGCCCTGGCGGGCATCCGCATGCAGAAAATAGAGGCCGGGCTCGCCATTCAGGAGGAGCGGCTGCATAGCGCCGCCTACCTGTTTGAAAGCGTGAACGCGTACAAGAAACGGGGCCTGGCGGACGCGGTCGAGGCCATGGCGGCCCGCCTGCCCCTGCTGGCGGAACAGGTCAGAGCCCTGGAACTGCGCCGCCTGCACCTGATGGCCGATATCGACCTGATCCAGGCGCTGGGCGGCGGGTACCGGCAAGAACCGCCCGCCCCGGAGAAATAGGCCGCCGCCTCACCACGCCCCCGCCAATGAGAGCCCCTTTTCCATCCGGAAAAGGGGTTTCGGCCATAGTGCCCGTCAACGTCCGGTCCGGGCGAACAACGTCCGCTTCAGGCGAACCGGGGTACTTTTTGAAAAAAAACACAAATACTCAATTTTTGCCAACTACCCTATGAAAAAGGAAAAACGGCAGGGAATAGCAGGACCGCTTTTCCGAAAACTGTTGTTATTTTTCCCTTGGCCGTGTTAGTTTGTAACCAAACTCACAAGCCGTGGGATTCTCCCGGCGATTTCATGGTCGTGCGGGACCTGCGGCATCCAGCCTTGCCGGAGGTATCCATGCCGAACGAGCACCTGCCCGCGAGCGGATTCGCCGCTCTGGAAAAATTCATCGACCAGCTGGAAGACAAAGAATCCTCCCTGATCAGGGTTCTGTACGAGGCGCAGCACATTTTCGGCTACCTTCCCAAGGAGGTCATGCTCTTTGTGGCGGAAAAGCTGCATGTGGCGGCCTCCAAAATCTACGGCGTGGTCAGCTTCTACTCCTTCTTCACCACCAAACCCAAGGGGAAATGCCAGATCAGGGTCTGCCTGGGCACGGCCTGTTTCGTCTGCGGGGGCGAGCGCATCGCCCGCGAGGTGCAGGACCAGCTTGACCTCAAGATGGGGGAAACCTCCCCCGACCGGGCCTTCAGCCTGGAGGCCGTGCGCTGCGTAGGCGCCTGCGGCCTGGCTCCGGCCGTGCTGATCAACGACGCGGTGCATGCCAAAGTCCGGCCGGACGATGTGGCGACCATCATCAGCAAACACAGGAAGTAGAGGTATCGTATGCGAAAAATAACTTCCTATGCCGACCTGGCCAAAGCATACGCCGCTTACTCCCCGCTGCTGGCGCTGCGCACGGGCGGCGCGCGGCCCGCGTCGGGCAAGCGCGAATTTCTCGTCTGCGGCGACACCGGCTGCCGCTCCATCCGCAGCCTGGACATTCTGAAAAAACTCCGGCGGGCCATTGCCAAAGCCGGGTTGAAGGATACGGCGGAAGCCCACATCACCGGATGCTTCGGGTTCTGCAAGAAGGGCCCCATCGTCAAGGTGTTTCCGGAAGATGTTTTCTATGTGGACGTCACCGCGAACGACGCGGAAGAAATCGTGACGAGCCACATGCTGCACGGCGCCGTGGTGGAACGCCTCCTCTACCGCGACCCGGAAAAACCGGAAGAGGCCGTCACCCACGAAGCGGACATCGGCTTCTACAAAAAGCAGATGCGCACGGCGCTGGCCAACTGCGGCCTGATAAACCCGGAAAAAATCGAGGAATATATCGCCGCCCAAGGGTATCAAGCCTTGGCTTCCTGCCTGCAATCGATGCAACCGGCGGACGTGGTCCGGTGTATCACGGATTCCGGCCTGCGGGGCAGGGGTGGCGGGGGCTTTCCCACCGGGCGCAAGTGGGCGGCGGCGGCGGCGCAACCCGAGGGCAAGAAATACGTGGTCTGCAACGCGGATGAAGGCGACCCCGGCGCGTTCATGGACCGCTCCATCCTGGAAGGCGACCCCCACTGCGTGCTGGAGGGCATGGCCATAGCCGCCTACGCCATCGGCGCGGACCAGGGCTACATTTACATCCGGGCGGAATACCCGCTGGCCGTCGAGCGCCTGGGCAAGGCTCTGGCGCAAGCGCGCAAGGTGGGCCTGCTGGGCAAAAACATCATGGGTTCCGGCTTTTCCTTCGACCTGGAGTTGAAGCTGGGGGCCGGGGCCTTCGTCTGCGGCGAAGAAACGGCCCTGCTACGCTCCATTGAAGGCGGGCGCGGCGAACCCACGCCCAAACCGCCCTTCCCGGCGGAAAAGGGCCTGTACGGCAAACCCACCATCATCAACAACGTGGAAACCCTGGCCAACGTGCGGCGCATCATCCTGGGCGGCGCGGACTGGTACAGCGCCATCGGCTCTGAAAAATCCAAGGGCACCAAAGTCTTCGCCCTGGCGGGCAAGGTCAACAACGTGGGCCTGGTGGAAGTGCCCATGGGCATCACCCTGCGGGAAATCATCCATGAGATCGGCGGGGGCATCAGGGACGGCAAACGGTTCAAGGCCGTGCAGACCGGCGGGCCTTCCGGCGGCTGCATCAGCACGGAAAATCTGGATATCCCCATCGATTACGAGTCCCTGACCGGCATCGGGTCCATGATGGGCTCCGGCGGCATGATCGTCATGGATGAGGACAACTGCATGGTGGATATCGCCAAGTACTACCTCAGTTTTATCATGGAGGAATCCTGCGGCAAGTGCACGCCCTGCCGGGTTGGCAACAAGCGCATGCACGAAATGCTGACGGACATCACCGAAGGCAAGGGCACGGAAGAGCATCTGGAAAAGTTGCAGAGCCTCGGCAAGGTCATCCAGGATACTGCCCTGTGCGGGCTGGGCCAGACCGCGCCCAACCCGGTGCTCAGCACCATGCGCTACTTCTGGGACGAATACGTCACCCACGTCAAGGACAAGCACTGCCCGGCCAAGGTCTGCCCGGAACTGCTCGACTACTTCATCACCGAAGCGTGCATCGGGTGCGAACGCTGCGCGCGCGACTGCCCGGTGAACTGCATCGAGGGTTCCCTGCGCGAGCGGCACGTCATCGACACCAAGGAATGCATCAAATGCGGCACCTGCATAACCTGCTGCCCGGTAAACGCCGTCGTCCGCCAGTGAATGCGCGTAACGCCCAACGCCCGCCATGCCGCGGCACTTTTGCGAGGTACGTATGATTAGTCTGAATATCAACGGCAAACAGGTGGAAGTGCCGGCAGGCACCACCATCCTGGACGCCGCCAAAAAACTGGATATCCATATCCCCACCCTCTGCCACCTGGATATGCACGACTTTAAAATGGTCAACCAGGAGGCCAGCTGCCGCGTCTGCCTAGTGGAAATGGCGGGCCGCAAGGCCCTGCTGCCGGCCTGTGCCACCCCCGCCGCCCAGGGCATGGAAATCCGCACCCACACCCCGCGCACCATCAACGCGCGGCGGGCCGTGCTGGAACTGATCCTGTCCAACCACCCCAAGACCTGCCTGACCTGCGCCAAAAACTCCGTGTGCGAGTTGCAGGCCCTGGCGGCGGAATTGGGCATCCACGAGATCAAATACACCGGCGAAATGGCGGAACACCGCCGGGACGCCTCCAGCCCGGCCTTTGTCAAGGAAATGAGCAAGTGCATTCTCTGCCGCCGGTGCGAAACCATGTGCAACAACGTGCAGACCGTCAAGGTGCTCTCCGGCATCCGCCGGGGCTTCACCACCACCGTGGGCCCCGCTTTTGACGAACCCATGATCGACACCACCTGCGTGTTCTGCGGCCAGTGCGTGGCCGTGTGCCCCACCGGCGCGTTGTCCGAAGTCAACAACATCTCCCGCCTGTGGGACGCCCTGGCCGACCCGGAGAAATACGTGGTGGTGCAGACCGCCCCTGCCGTGCGCGCGGCGCTGGGGGAACTCTTCGGCATGCCCGCCGGGGTGGCGGTGACGGGCAAGATGGTCGCGGCCCTGCGTCTGCTCGGCTTTGACAAGGTGTTCGACACCAACTTCGCCGCGGACCTGACCATCATGGAAGAAGCGGCGGAATTCAAACACCGGCTGGAGCACGGGGGCAAGCTCCCCATCCTGACCAGCTGCTGCCCGGGCTGGGTGAAGTTTTTCGAGCACCAGTTCGGCGACATGCTGGACGTGCCTTCCACCTGCAAGTCGCCGCAGCAGATGTTCGGGGCCATCGCCAAGACCTACATGGCCGAGCAGCTGAATGTGGACACGGACAAGATGTTCGTGGTTTCCGTCATGCCCTGCCTGGCCAAGAAATACGAGGCGGCCAGGGCGGAGCTGAACGTGGACATGATCCGCGAGGTGGACCTGGTCATCACCACCCGCGAACTGGGCAAAATGATCCGCGAGGCGGGCATCAACTTCCTGTCGCTGCCGGACGAACGGTACGACGACCCCATGGGGGAATCCACCGGCGCGGCGGTCATTTTCGGGACCAGCGGCGGGGTGTTGGAAGCGGCGTTGCGCACCGCCTATGAATGGATTACCGGCGAAATCCTGGAAAAGGTGGAGTTCGGCGCGCTGCGCGGCTTCAAGGGCATCAAGGAAGCGACCGTGCGCGTCGGCGACCTGGACGTCAAGGTGGCGGTGGCCAGCGGCCTGGGCAACGCCCGCCAGCTCCTGGAAAACATCCGCGAAGGCAAGGCCCATTACCACGCCATCGAGATCATGGCCTGCCCCGGCGGCTGCATCGACGGCGGCGGCCAGCCGTACCACCACGGCAATATCGAGATACTGGAAAAACGCATGCGGGCGCTGTTCAACGAGGACAAAAGCAAGCGCTTGCGCAAATCCCATGAAAACCCGTTCATCCAGAAGCTGTACGCGGACTTCCTCGGCGAACCGCACAGCCTGCTGGCCCAGAAGCTGCTGCACACGACGTATACCAAGCGCCGCCGCATGTAGCATAAAGGCGCGTTTATGAATACCGCATACCGGCCCTTTATTGACGAGGAGCAGATCTGGTCCCTGATCGAGCGGGAAGCGAACCCGGCCCCCGCCCGCATCGACGCCGTCCTGGCCAAGGCCCGCGAGGGCAAGGGGCTTGATCTCGGCGAGGCGGCGGCTCTTCTGGCGCCCATGCCGGAAGACCGCCTTGACGCGTTGTACGGCACCGCCCTGGAATTGAAAGACGCCATTTACGGCAACCGCATGGTGCTGTTCGCGCCGCTGTACGTGACCAACGAATGCGCCAACCGTTGCGCTTACTGCGCCTTCAGCGTCACCAACAAGGACCTGGAACGGCACAGCCTGTCGCCCGAAGAGCTGGCCGCGGAAGTCGCTCTCATCCAAAAGATGGGGCACAAGCGCATCATGGCCGTGTACGGCGAGCACCCGCGCTGGGACGCGCGGGCCATCGCGGACAGCGTGGCCGCCATATACGCGGTGAAGACCCCGCCCTCCGGCGAAATCCGGCGGGTCAACGTCAACTGCGCTCCACTGGATACGGCGGGGTTCGCAACCCTCAAACAGGCGGGCATCGGCACCTACCAGTGCTTTCAGGAAACCTACCACCGGAAGACCTACGAAACGGTCCACCTCGGCGGCCGCAAGAAAGATTACGACTGGCGGGTTTTCGCCATGCACCGGGCCCAGGAGGCCGGGGTGGACGACGTGGGCCTGGGCGTGCTGTTCGGGTTGTTCGACCACCGCTTCGAGGTGCTGGCTCTCTTGCGCCACGCCCAGGTCCTGGAGGATCTCTACGGCGCGGGGCCGCACACCATTTCCTTCCCCCGCATCGAGCCGGCCCAGAATTCCGTCTTGTCGCACAACCCGCCCAACGTCATCGCCGATGCGGTCTTCAAGCGCATCATCGCCGTGGTGCGCCTGGCGCTGCCGTATACCGGCATGATAATCACCACCAGGGAAAAACCGGATTTGAAGCGCGAATTGCTGTACCTGGGCATATCCCAGCTCAGCGCGGCCTCGCGCACGTCCCCCGGCGGCTATGCGGACGCGGCGGCCAACCGGCCCGGCGCCCAGCAGTTCTGGGTGGGGGACGAGCGGTCCTTGAGCGACATCATCCGCGACCTGCAATCCTGCGGCTTCGTGCCGTCCTTCTGCACCAGTTGTTACCGCAAAGGCCGCACCGGCGAGCACTTCATGGGCCTGGCGAAAAGCGCCTTCATCCGCAATTTCTGCCAGCCCAACGCCCTGGCCACCTATTACGAGTACCTGCTCGACTACGCGGAGCCGGACCTGCTGCAAGCCGGAAAAATCGCCATCGCCCGGGCCGTGGACGGAACGCCCGACGCGGCGGTGCGCGACGCATTGCGCGAAAGGCTGCGCCGCGTCGACACCGGGGAACGGGACATATGCGTATGACGGTCGCGGCCTGGGACGAAGCCGCCGCCCTGCGGCGGCGGTGCTGGGGCCGGGATGTCTTTCTCCGCGGCATTGTGGAATTTTCCAGCCATTGCCGCCAGAACTGCCTGTACTGCGGCCTGCGCCGGGACAACGCCTCCCTGGCCCGCTACCGCCTGGAACCGGAGGAAATATTCGGCCGGGCGCGGGCCGTCCGGGACCTGGGCATCGGCACCGTTGTTCTGCAATCGGGCGAGGACCCCGCGTATTCCGGCCCGGTAATGGCGGACCTGATCCGGCGGATCAAAGGCGATCTCGGCCTGGCCGTGACGCTTTCCCTCGGCGAGCGGGCGCGGGCGGAATATGCCCTCTGGCGGGCCGCCGGGGCCGACCGCTACCTGCTGAAGGCCGAAACCTTCGACGCAACTCTGTACGCCCGCCTGCGGCCCGGCAAACGGCTGGACCGGCGGCTGGACGCGGTAAAGGCCCTGGCGGACCTGGGCTATGAAACCGGCTCCGGCATCATCGCCGGGCTGCCCGGCCTGTCCAAGGAACCGGCCGACACGCTGGACAAGGAGCTGGACGCCCTGGCCGCGCTGCGCCTGGACATGGTATCCATCAGCCCGTTCGTGCCGCACCCGGCAACCCCGCTGGGAGATCAGCCCGCCTTCGGCCCGGCGAAAACCCTGGCCGTCATGGCCGCCGCGCGCCTTCGCATGCCCACGGCCCACATTCCCGTAACCAGCGCTCTCGGCCTGCACGGCGATGCCGTGCGCTTGAAAGCCTTGGAGGTGGCGGACGTGCTCATGCCCTCGCTGACCCCGGAACGGGTGCGCGAGGAATACGCCATCTATCCCGGCAAAAACCGGCAGCAGGCCACGCCGGAAGAACGGGCGCACGCCATGCGGGATATGCTGGCGGCGGCGGGGTTCGCCCTGCCTTCCGGGCCGGGAAGCGCGTGGCGGGTATCGCGCGGGGAAGCTTCAATGAGCTGGAGGCATGCGTCATGACAACGGCACACCGCGGCGCGCGGCTGCATATCGCGGTCCTCGGGCGTTGCAACACGGGCAAATCAACGGTGCTGAACCTGATCGCGGGGCAGCGGGCCGCCATTGTTTCCTCCAAACCGGGCA of uncultured delta proteobacterium contains these proteins:
- a CDS encoding Biotin and thiamin synthesis associated, with protein sequence MNTAYRPFIDEEQIWSLIEREANPAPARIDAVLAKAREGKGLDLGEAAALLAPMPEDRLDALYGTALELKDAIYGNRMVLFAPLYVTNECANRCAYCAFSVTNKDLERHSLSPEELAAEVALIQKMGHKRIMAVYGEHPRWDARAIADSVAAIYAVKTPPSGEIRRVNVNCAPLDTAGFATLKQAGIGTYQCFQETYHRKTYETVHLGGRKKDYDWRVFAMHRAQEAGVDDVGLGVLFGLFDHRFEVLALLRHAQVLEDLYGAGPHTISFPRIEPAQNSVLSHNPPNVIADAVFKRIIAVVRLALPYTGMIITTREKPDLKRELLYLGISQLSAASRTSPGGYADAAANRPGAQQFWVGDERSLSDIIRDLQSCGFVPSFCTSCYRKGRTGEHFMGLAKSAFIRNFCQPNALATYYEYLLDYAEPDLLQAGKIAIARAVDGTPDAAVRDALRERLRRVDTGERDICV
- the hymB gene encoding putative (Fe) hydrogenase, electron-transfer subunit (Evidence 3 : Function proposed based on presence of conserved amino acid motif, structural feature or limited homology), with the protein product MRKITSYADLAKAYAAYSPLLALRTGGARPASGKREFLVCGDTGCRSIRSLDILKKLRRAIAKAGLKDTAEAHITGCFGFCKKGPIVKVFPEDVFYVDVTANDAEEIVTSHMLHGAVVERLLYRDPEKPEEAVTHEADIGFYKKQMRTALANCGLINPEKIEEYIAAQGYQALASCLQSMQPADVVRCITDSGLRGRGGGGFPTGRKWAAAAAQPEGKKYVVCNADEGDPGAFMDRSILEGDPHCVLEGMAIAAYAIGADQGYIYIRAEYPLAVERLGKALAQARKVGLLGKNIMGSGFSFDLELKLGAGAFVCGEETALLRSIEGGRGEPTPKPPFPAEKGLYGKPTIINNVETLANVRRIILGGADWYSAIGSEKSKGTKVFALAGKVNNVGLVEVPMGITLREIIHEIGGGIRDGKRFKAVQTGGPSGGCISTENLDIPIDYESLTGIGSMMGSGGMIVMDEDNCMVDIAKYYLSFIMEESCGKCTPCRVGNKRMHEMLTDITEGKGTEEHLEKLQSLGKVIQDTALCGLGQTAPNPVLSTMRYFWDEYVTHVKDKHCPAKVCPELLDYFITEACIGCERCARDCPVNCIEGSLRERHVIDTKECIKCGTCITCCPVNAVVRQ
- the yjcP gene encoding outer membrane factor of efflux pump (Evidence 2b : Function of strongly homologous gene; PubMedId : 11257026; Product type pt : putative transporter); the encoded protein is MSDTRNRYRAVALCLVLTALAFASSGCALLLHKDTDPKPMVGHERIRLAEDIRLARDSWPEAGWWLRFEDTQLSDLVVKALLDSPGMDVARARTEAAKAKIGAAVSNAGPLVGAMGMINRMRVSDAGFLGIYAEDIPLLGIHGPWYTTATVGLTGSWNLDIWGKDRAMIRATVGEANAQAAEQAQAELVLAGGVARLYFDIQALHSLLDLLEQIRAVEAEMTAASQERVKRGLEPRSTYEQARLRQLDLEEQVSNAQNDLRAFHEALRAIVGQPDLPPLERAGLPATQGRMPQTLGYELLARRPDLQAARWYVQASLDAVDAVKAAFYPSFNLLGFYGFDSMDATWLFNRGAQQIMFTPMVTLPIFDSGRLNAALREARTSSDMLIALYNEAVLNAVRDVALAGIRMQKIEAGLAIQEERLHSAAYLFESVNAYKKRGLADAVEAMAARLPLLAEQVRALELRRLHLMADIDLIQALGGGYRQEPPAPEK
- the hndD gene encoding NADP-reducing hydrogenase subunit HndC, producing the protein MISLNINGKQVEVPAGTTILDAAKKLDIHIPTLCHLDMHDFKMVNQEASCRVCLVEMAGRKALLPACATPAAQGMEIRTHTPRTINARRAVLELILSNHPKTCLTCAKNSVCELQALAAELGIHEIKYTGEMAEHRRDASSPAFVKEMSKCILCRRCETMCNNVQTVKVLSGIRRGFTTTVGPAFDEPMIDTTCVFCGQCVAVCPTGALSEVNNISRLWDALADPEKYVVVQTAPAVRAALGELFGMPAGVAVTGKMVAALRLLGFDKVFDTNFAADLTIMEEAAEFKHRLEHGGKLPILTSCCPGWVKFFEHQFGDMLDVPSTCKSPQQMFGAIAKTYMAEQLNVDTDKMFVVSVMPCLAKKYEAARAELNVDMIREVDLVITTRELGKMIREAGINFLSLPDERYDDPMGESTGAAVIFGTSGGVLEAALRTAYEWITGEILEKVEFGALRGFKGIKEATVRVGDLDVKVAVASGLGNARQLLENIREGKAHYHAIEIMACPGGCIDGGGQPYHHGNIEILEKRMRALFNEDKSKRLRKSHENPFIQKLYADFLGEPHSLLAQKLLHTTYTKRRRM
- a CDS encoding Iron-only hydrogenase maturation protein HydE, translated to MTVAAWDEAAALRRRCWGRDVFLRGIVEFSSHCRQNCLYCGLRRDNASLARYRLEPEEIFGRARAVRDLGIGTVVLQSGEDPAYSGPVMADLIRRIKGDLGLAVTLSLGERARAEYALWRAAGADRYLLKAETFDATLYARLRPGKRLDRRLDAVKALADLGYETGSGIIAGLPGLSKEPADTLDKELDALAALRLDMVSISPFVPHPATPLGDQPAFGPAKTLAVMAAARLRMPTAHIPVTSALGLHGDAVRLKALEVADVLMPSLTPERVREEYAIYPGKNRQQATPEERAHAMRDMLAAAGFALPSGPGSAWRVSRGEASMSWRHAS
- the hndA gene encoding NADP-reducing hydrogenase subunit HndA, producing the protein MPNEHLPASGFAALEKFIDQLEDKESSLIRVLYEAQHIFGYLPKEVMLFVAEKLHVAASKIYGVVSFYSFFTTKPKGKCQIRVCLGTACFVCGGERIAREVQDQLDLKMGETSPDRAFSLEAVRCVGACGLAPAVLINDAVHAKVRPDDVATIISKHRK
- a CDS encoding putative membrane protein (Evidence 3 : Function proposed based on presence of conserved amino acid motif, structural feature or limited homology) yields the protein MTSMAISPDMRPPGPTGNLGSFLRAELAPYPGRFDAVVRYAVCITLVILLTFFLQLPFLDLGIIVIFFTVMENTVLTYLSSALVICGALLVGVLDNLVLGLTIDSPPIRITFSSLLVFFGMYVFRVVPLIGNIGYMAALSVIFLQANMAVLPAGELMLRLNLWSTVVSVYPAILACIVCTLVRPDFPSRSLPREAQRQLGVVIRMLEDKIHGEASRPLSPDMVERDLSRLHRLLAYASLEKKEIRSRKTRYLARLGTIDRLRIAAAHLSRLPSETNDPETLQALHGIRSACLDFCAALETDAPFRQRDAIVVPEASSPHAAPLAAELGEMRDALQALASVADAEYPPEEGAKMPLLAPDATTNPTYVRFALKTVLATLVCLGFYKSTQWEGIHTCMLTCIIMAQPSLGATAQKGLLRVSGCLIGSAIALLISVSVIPHLDDITWYILLCLAVLLPAAWITVGSPRSSYAGVQIAFAYALALMTSSGPSVNLAEIRDRLIGIMVGVAVSTVIHTLIWPEKEESSLRRSMADLLRAAASMAEGEHGESAEERQARLREAESRAWSLLSKIREIRAKVILEPDFTATDRDFARHSRQWLNDAQDLLFALHARLAAARRLPEAVAADLRAQADALTDASLAAPPSLTRLQLLPASPPLKPLEDAPA